The genomic interval CAGCGCGCGGCGTGCAATGCACGTTCGATTCGTTGCGCGGTTTCGATCTGCCGTTCATCGTGCATTGGGAGGGCTATCACTACGTCGTGGTGTACGGGCTCTCCAAAGAGTACGTATGGGTTGCGGATCCGGCGGTTGGCTTCAAGAAAATGACGGTGGAAGATTTCGAGCGCGGTTGGAGCGGCACCTGTCTGCTGTTTACCGGTGGGCCGCATCTGCTGCAAATGTCCGCCGCGCGTTCGCCATGGATACGCTTTGTCGGCTACCTCAAGCCGTACAAAAAGATTCTCGGCCACCTGTTCCTCGCCACCTTCGTGATTCAGGTACTGGGCGTAATTCCGCCGCTGATTATCCAAAACATTCTGGACGGCGTGATCGTTCATCAGAATGTCAGCCTGCTGCATCTGCTGATTGGCGGCCTGATCATTTCCAATGTCTTTTCGCAATTGATGTCGTCGATTCGTGCGTATCTGGCGAATTTCATGGTGCGAAACATGGACTTCGCGATGATGTCGCAGTTCTTCAAGCACACCATGTCGCTGCCGTTTTCGTTCTTTGCCAAGCGCAAGACCGGCGACATTTTCGCGCGCTTCCAGGAGAACCAGACGATCCGCGCGTTCCTCACCGAATCCACCGTTACCACGGCGTTGAACCTGCTGATGGTCTTCATCTACTTCACGATCATGTTCGTCTACAACGTGAAGATGACGCTGGTGCTGATCGCGTTCGTCATTCCGATCATGGCGCTGACCGCGATCGCCACGCCCAAGATCAAAGGCTATGCGCGCGAAGTGTTCACCGCATCGACCGAGTCGAAGTCGTTTCTGATGGAAGCGCTCGCTGGTGTGGAGACCATCAAGGGCATGGGCATCGAGCGGCCGGTGCGCTTGCGCTGGGAGAAGAAGTACGCCAAGGCGCTCGAAGTGCAGTATCGCGCGCACGCGTTCAATATTCTCGTGGGACTCGGCAGCCAGTTGCTGAACTCGGCGACGACGATTGCGATTCTGTGGGTCGGCGCGAATCTCGTGCTGGCGCGCGAAATGACGATTGGTCAGTTGATCGCGTTCAATGCGTTCATGGGGAGCGTACTGGGTCCGCTCATGGGCCTGGTCGGTTTGTGGAGCATGTTGAACGACGCGGGCGTGGCGATGGAACGCCTCGGCGATGTGCTCGATATCGAACCCGAGCAGAAACCCCAGGATTTGCCTTCGCGCGTGATGTTGCCCGAACTGCAAGGCGAGATCAGCTTGAGCGGCGTGTATTTCCGCTATGGCGAAAACGACTCGGCATATGTGCTCGAAAACATCAGCTTCGATATCAAGCCCGGCGAACTGGTGGCGATTGTCGGACGCAGCGGGTCGGGCAAGACGACGCTCGCCAAATTGCTGGTCGGCTTCTACACGCCGACCGAGGGCAAGATGACGATCGACGGCTACGATCTCGGCGTGGTCGACAAAGCCTATTACCGTGCGCAGATCGGCTATGTGATGCAGAGCAATTTGCTGTTCTCCGGCACGATTTCGGAGAACATCGCGAGTGGCGACGATGCGCCCGATCGGCGCCGCATCGAGGAAGTCGCGAAGATGGCCGACGCGCACGGATTTATCAGCAAGATGCCGCTTGGCTACGAGCAGATTGTCGGCGAGCGCGGAATTGGCTTGTCGGGCGGGCAGATCCAGCGGCTGTGCATCGCGCGGGCGCTGTATCACGATCCGCGTCTGCTCGTATTCGACGAAGCGACTTCGGCATTGGACTCGCAATCGGAGAGCAATATTCTCGGCAATATGCATGACATTCTGAAGGGCCGCACGGCGGTGATCATCGCGCACCGGCTCAGCACGATCATGCGTGCGGACAAGATTCTCGTGCTGTATGAAGGGGCGATTGTCGAACAGGGCCGTCACGATGAGCTGATCCAGCGCGGCGGCATGTATTACCAGCTGGTCCAGAAACAGTTGAGTGCATGATGATGAAAATACTCGACCAGATTGAAGAGGCCAGTCCCGCGATTTCATACGCGGGGCTGATCGAGCGGATCGAGATTCTGCGCTCCACGTTGCGCTGGTCGTCGCGGCTGGAGCGCGCGGACATCGACAAACTGCTCCGGCAAGCCACCTCGCTGCGCGACGAGGTGATGCAGCTCTCGCACAAGGAGCGTTTCGTGCAAGCTGCGGTGGCCGCTGAGCCGCAGGAGCGCGCCGATCTGTCGCGCGGCGCGCGTCGCAAGGCGTTGCTCGAACGCAGTTTCATTTTCGAAGGCACGTTCGGCGACAATCCGCGCCTGCTCGAATCGCTCGAAATCGCCGAGAAAGCCGCGCCGACCGATTTGCCCGTGTTGATCGACGGCGAAAGCGGCACCGGCAAGGAGTTGATGGCGAAGGTGATTCACGCCAACGGCTCGCGAGCCGACAAGCCGTTCATTTCCGTGAACTGCGGTGCGATTCCCGACAATCTGCTGGAGTCGGAATTGTTCGGGCATCGCAAGGGCGCGTTCACGGGGGCTTCGAACGACCGCAAGGGCAAATTCGAAAGCGCGCATACAGGTACGATCTTTCTCGACGAAATCGGCGAGTTGCCGCTCGCCGGCCAGGTGAAGCTGTTGCGCGTGCTGGAAGCGCATGAGATTCAACGCGTCGGGTCCGATGAAACGATTGCGGTGGACACGCGCATCGTCGCGGCGACCAATCGCAATCTGCGGCGGCTCAGCGAAGAGGGCAAATTCCGCGAGGATCTGTTCTACCGGCTTAGCGTCATTCATGTGACGTTGCCGCCGCTGCGCGAGCGTCGCGACGAAATTCCTCTGCTGATTTCGTGGTTCGGCGACGAAGCCGCCGGCACGTTAAAGCGCAGGCCGGTGCGATTGACGCCGCGTTTGCGGGACTTTCTGCTGAACTATGCGTATCCAGGCAATATCCGCGAGTTGCGCAACGTGATGTATCGCGTGTCGTGTCTGGCCGGCGATATGGCCGATGTCGATCATTTACCGGTGGACATGCGGCCGGCGGCGCCAGGAACCGCGGCGGCTTCCAACGCCGCGACCGCAACGGGGCAGGAGCCGATCAGTGTAGCCAACCTGATGTCGCTGAGCGACGCAAAGCGCGCCGCCAGTGACGACGCCGAAAAAGCCTTCCTCGAGCGCGGCCTTCGCGAAGTGAGCGGCACGGTCGCGGAACTGGCGCGTCGTATCGACATGAACCGTTCGCATCTGCAGATGCTTCTGAAGAAACACGGCCTGCACTCGAAGGATTTCCGCAATCGCAATCAGCCTGCCGCGAACAAGAACGGCGCTGAGGATCGCGACGACGAAGACAACGACACGTGAGGCCGCGTCGCTAACGCAATAGGCTCAAGGCGACGGATTCAGCAGCGTTTTGTCCGCGGCATTAGGGTCTTCAGCGCGCACGACCACGGCGGTGATGTTGTCGCGGCCGCCGCGAGCGAGCGCCATATCGACGAGTTCCTCACACGCGTTCGCGCATGCCGCATTGCTCATCACAGCGAGCATGTCGTCTTCGCTGACTTCGTTGCTCAGGCCGTCGCTGCAGAGAAGGAAGACGTCGCCATCCGCGACCTCGATCACATCGTCGTCCAGTTCGAGCAGGTCGGTGGCGCCCACGGCGCGCGTGATCATGTGTTGCGCTGGATGATGCCGCGCCTCTTCTTCAGTAAGCACGCCGAGCGACTTCAACGCTTCCACCTGACTGTGGTCGCGCGTGAGTTGCCGCAGGCTGCCTTCGCGCAGCAGGTAGAGGCGGCTGTCGCCGGCCCAGATGTAGCCGCAAAAGCGATCGCAGGCGAGCAGCGCGACGACCGTGCTGCCGATACGCTGTACCTGGCGGCGCGCGGCTTCTTCCCTTAGCTGACGATTGGCGGTCTGCAGACGCGCGCGCGCATCGGCGACGAAGGACTTCATGCTGACGGGCGGCGTGAGCCGGCTGAGCGCGTCGATTACCAGACGGCTCGCCAGATCGCCGACCGCGTGCCCGCCCATGCCGTCGGCGACGGCCCAGCGTCCGAGCGCGGACTGGTCGAGACAGGAATCTTCGTTGATTTCGCGGACACGCCCGGCGTCGGAACGCGCGGACGACGTCCAGCGAAATTGGCTCGCACAGGTCACAACGGTTACACCATATCGTTTCTGCTGCGTGCGTCGGGAGAGACACTGATGTTCGAGTTCGCGCCGGTGTTGCGTACATCGACCGACTGGAACGTGTTGATCATCTGGTTAGCATAGAAGTTGTTGGTCACGTCGTACAGGTTCACGACGGGCCCAATGCTCGGCGTATCGCGTACGTAGGGCTGAATCCAGCCGTACACCCACGGGGCGCCGCCGCCGCCGCGGATCGCTGTCATCGCTTTACGGTCTAGCGCGAGGTTCAGCGAGAGGTCGCTTACTGTAATAGAAGCCATGTCGTTTCTCCGGTTGGCCGCGTGTGTAACGCGCGCGGTGACGCGCGGTTAAGAAGTATGTGGCGGTTATATTGCAAGTGCTATGCCAATTTGCGGGTGATTTGCACAGTCTGTCTTAGCGCCTTGATTGCCGGGCGATTCCGCGCGTTTGCGGATGCGGCGCACGGGCGTACATGAATTCATCGGTCGGCTGGCAGCCAACATGCCCTGACTCGAATCGGTGCGCGACCCAACAGATTCCTGCAGCTCGCCGCATCTCTTCAATCCAAATACTTCCCTCTTCACGGCAGCTAAAAATGAGCGCCGCTCGCCGACACTTCGGCGGAATTTCTGTCGGCTCGCAACACACACTCATGGCCTCCGAAATTCCGCAATTTCCCGCGAAGCCCTTTAAATAAAGGCTGTTGCGCACATGGCCCGGATGATGCAAAAGATCTCGCAACAGTGTTGGAAATCGAAGCGAGACAGCCATGAACACGAACCAAACCAGCAGCGAACACAGCGCAGACCGCTGCGACGCCGCGTCCACCATCGACCTGCCGATCGGCGCGCATCTCGTCACGCAACGTCGCGGTTACGAACACCACGGCATTTATGTGGGCAACGGACGCGTGGTTCATTACTCGGGCTTTGCAGGTTCAACGCATCGCGGCCCCGTTGAAGAGGTGGAACTGGAACGCTTCGCCGCCGGCCATCCGCTGTCGATCCGGCCGACCCCGGCCGCCCGTTACGTCGGCGACGAAGCCGTGCGCCGCGCTCGCTCCCGTCTCGGCGAAAACCATTATCGGCTGCTCACGAACAACTGCGAGCACTTCTGCGCATGGTGCCTGCTCGGCGAAAGCCGTAGCGAACAAGTGCATTGCTGCCTGCGCCATCCGCGCACCGGCATGCATGCGCTGGTGTGCCTCGTAAAGGCTTTTGTGGAAAGCAGCGCGAAGGGCGCTCACGGGTCCGCGCAGTTTGCATGAACCATTGCCGCCGAATTTCAGTGACTCATTTCAGTGTTTCACCGTTCAAGGACTCAAGGAGAACATCATGGCTGCCGCGGAAAAGACCTTGCATTGGGCCGTAGACAAATGGCTTGCCCCGACCCCGTCGATGCCCGCACGCGTCGTGCAGTTCTGCCACCGCGCGTCGCAACATCAGCGCTATGTATGCGTGGAAGCCTTGCGCCCGGGCGGCATGCTATCGATCTTCTTCTTCCGTCACGACGACGGCTCGTGGAACGTGTTTCCGCCGCAAGCCGAACGGCCCGCCATGAACGGACATCGCCGTGCATTGCTGGCTGCCTAGTTCTGCGTCTGTGCCGACGCTTCCTTGATGATCCATTGATTGAACAGCAGCATCGCCGGCGTCATGGGTTTGCCCTTCAGCCATGTCAGCCAGTAACTGCCGGCGTGAACCTCCACATCGAACGGGCGCACCAGCCTGCCTGTATTGATCTCGTGATCGAACATCAGCGCGGGCGCGAGCGCGATACCCGCACCCTGCATCGCCGCTTCCACCATCAGCCGAGACGAATCGAACACCGGCCCGCGAATCGGCCGCGGCGGAATGCCCGCGGCGCTGAACCAGCTCATCCAGTCGTCGGTGCGATAGGAGCGCAGCAAGGTTTCGCCGGCGAGATCCTCCGGTTTCGTTAGGCGCTCGGCAATCTCCGGTGTGCAGAGCAGCGCGAGTGGCGCGTCGAGCAGGCGGGTCGCGAGCGAACCGGGCCACGTGCCGTCGCCGAAACGGATCGCGAAATCGAGGCCTTCGGTGGCGAGATCGACCAGGTTGTTGTTCGTCAGTAGCCGCAATTCCACGAACGGATGCGCGTCGCGAAACGACTTGAGGCGCGGCATCAGCCAGCCAACCGCAAACGTACCGACCACGCCCACCGTCAGCACCTCGTGAAAGTGGCCGCCTTCAAATTGTTTAAGCACGGCTTCAATGCGATCGAATGCGTCGGTCAGCACCGGACGCAGTGCGAGGCCCTCGTCGGTCATGGCGAGACCGCGTGGTAGACGCTTGAAAAGCGCGGTGCCCAGTCGTTCTTCTAGCGTTCTGACCTGCTGGCTGACGGCGGCCTGCGTGACGTTCAGTTCGAATGCCGCGCGCGTGAAGCTCAGATGCCGGGCGGACGATTCAAAGGCGCGCAAGGCGTTCAATGGAAGGTACGGTCTCATGGCGAAGGCATAAGATTTTCTTGTGAGTTGGCTAACTTATCATCGTTTGTCAGCGGCGGGCGGAAAACCGATAGTTGCGGCTTCACACAAAGGAGCGGCGATGATCACAAGACGGAAGTTCGCGGGTGCGATGCTGGGCGTTTCGATAGCTGGGGTTGCGGTTGGCAGTGTTGGCGCGTTCGGCAAGGCATCCGGCAAGACGGTGAAAACGGGTGCGGCGGCGCAAGGGCGCGAGTTGGCGAAGGCGGATGCGATCCGTCGGCGGCTTGCTGAAATCGAAGCGGCGAGCGGCGGCCGGCTGGGTGTGTCGATTGTCGATACGATGTCGGGCGTGCACGCCGGCTTGCGGACCGACGAGCGCTTTCCTATGTGCAGCACCTTCAAGATACTGGTCGCCGGCGCCGTACTCGCGCGCACGGATCGTGGCGAGGAAAGCTTGCAACGGCGCGTGGTGTTCTCACTGAGCGACGTGGTGTCGAATTCGCCGGCCACGAGCAAGCACACGCGCGAACTGATCGGCAATGCGGGCATGAGTGTCGCCGAGTTGTGCAAGGCGGCGATCACGCTCAGCGACAACACGGCGGCGAATCTGTTGTTGTCGACCTTCGGCGGCCCGGCGGGACTGACCGCGTTCGCTCGCTCTCTCGGCGACCGCGTCACGCGTCTGGATCGCATCGAGCCGGCGCTGAACGAGGGCACGCCCGGCGACCTGCGCGACACCACCACGCCGAACGCCATGCTCGGCAATCTGCGCGAGTTGCTGCTCGGCGAGCGGTTGTCGTCATCGTCGCGGGCGCAGCTGCTGGCGTGGCTCGCCGCCAACGAGACCGGCGGCGCGCGGATTCGCGCGAAGCTGCCGAAGGATTGGGGCGTGGGCGACAAGACCGGCACCGGCGATCACGGCACGGCCAACGACGTGGCGATTCTGTGGCCGCCCGGACGCGGTCCAGTGCTGGTGACCGTATATCTGACCGAAACGGATGGCGACGCGGCGCGCAGCAATACGGCTATCGCGGACGTGGGCGCATTGGTGGTGGCGTCTATCTGATTGCGGCGCGGACAGGGGGCATGCGACGCGACGCGATGTGATGCGATGACCGATGCGCCGATCGAAGTACGCGACGACACACCGCTGGCATTTCTCGGCTTCACCGCCACGCCGCATATCTTTACGGTGCTGGCCATCGTCGAACTGATCGCCGATCAGTTGCCCAAACCCCTAGCCATACCGTGCCGATGCAACTCGGCGCGCGTCTCGTGCTTGGCGGCTTCAGGGGTGACGCGTCGGCGCGGTGCCGATCGTCATGGCGTTGCGTTGATGTATTTCAGAAAGATGTGACGGGACGCATCTCATCTCGTTGCGTCCCGTCTCACTGAAGCGAAGCAGTTCGACCGGCTTAGCTAGCCCGTGCGATGCGCGAACCGGCGGGCGTCTGCGGTGCGGACAGCGCACCTGTAACCGGAGTGGCGGGAATCAGCTTGCCGCGCATCAGCAAGCTCAACGTCTTCACCGCCAGAATCGCGATGATCACGTTCGCCGCGATGAACAGAACCGGCGCGGCGTATTCAACCGGACCCGTCGCGCCTCGTTCGACCATCCGGAGCGCCATCGTCGGCAGGGCGGCGACGCCAAAGCTGAAGGCCCAGTAAGCCGGCGTGAAGGCCTGTTGGCGAATCCACGGCAGCAAACGCAGGAGCAGCAGAGCCTGGTACAAGCCATAACCAAGCAGAATCATGGCGAACAGGTCAGGCGTGCCGCTGCTCAGACTGAGATAAGTCACCCCGCCCACCACCGGCGGTGCAAGCTGGATGCCCAGCACCGGGCGCAATGCGTCGGGCAGCGGTTCATGCACGGCGGCGCGGTGCAGGACCAACGATTCAATCGCGAGCCAGGACAGCAAACCTACGCCGAAAAAGAGTTCGCCCAGTTGGTGAAAGCCGAAGGCGGCCGAAGCGGTGCCCGCCACGAAGCTCGCGCCCACCGTCGGCAGATAGATGGCGGGCGTCACCAGTTCGGGCTTGCGGCCGCCTTGCCAGAGCCGTCCATGCAAATACATGCCAAGAGCGAGTTGCGCGACCACGGCGACGCCGTACAGCGCGAGCGCCAAGGTGTGTGCGTAAGGTTGCAGAAGCTGGGCAGCGAGCAGGCTCGAAATAGGA from Paraburkholderia phytofirmans PsJN carries:
- the bla gene encoding class A beta-lactamase: MITRRKFAGAMLGVSIAGVAVGSVGAFGKASGKTVKTGAAAQGRELAKADAIRRRLAEIEAASGGRLGVSIVDTMSGVHAGLRTDERFPMCSTFKILVAGAVLARTDRGEESLQRRVVFSLSDVVSNSPATSKHTRELIGNAGMSVAELCKAAITLSDNTAANLLLSTFGGPAGLTAFARSLGDRVTRLDRIEPALNEGTPGDLRDTTTPNAMLGNLRELLLGERLSSSSRAQLLAWLAANETGGARIRAKLPKDWGVGDKTGTGDHGTANDVAILWPPGRGPVLVTVYLTETDGDAARSNTAIADVGALVVASI
- the tehA gene encoding dicarboxylate transporter/tellurite-resistance protein TehA, giving the protein MNSNRGTIPVAFFGIAVGALAFANLWRVAIRLWHLPALAGDAITVAALAVWLVILVAYGQKWLTRADEARAEIQHPVQSSFAALAPISSLLAAQLLQPYAHTLALALYGVAVVAQLALGMYLHGRLWQGGRKPELVTPAIYLPTVGASFVAGTASAAFGFHQLGELFFGVGLLSWLAIESLVLHRAAVHEPLPDALRPVLGIQLAPPVVGGVTYLSLSSGTPDLFAMILLGYGLYQALLLLRLLPWIRQQAFTPAYWAFSFGVAALPTMALRMVERGATGPVEYAAPVLFIAANVIIAILAVKTLSLLMRGKLIPATPVTGALSAPQTPAGSRIARAS
- a CDS encoding peptidase domain-containing ABC transporter — its product is MDAPQTAPSAAEFLTSVEIFSPFSRDEIERLAEYAQARFYSFGETVCSAGETADGLYVIRSGSVRIFSEEHGKETSLGVRKSGEIFADIAMLRTYVHEASVRSSAKTELLFIPRAAIEPVIAGNQAALAFVASYVAINSAGGFVAQLFDLRGKLNKAELEEYVRSVGVKRVAAGKEILKQDGREDRRLYVVRHGEVRIVRHEEGHDYTLATLGEGEIFGEKACLMRQEQMASVVATTDTRLLVIPERTVHFILERNPKLREVLDERIRYGDRELQRQKRVEQRRKLPLMLDLQSKPEFGEKVIKRFALVEQAEEMDCGAACLAMVCRHYSIPMTLGKLRELANVTTQGATLDSLARAGESLGFTARGVQCTFDSLRGFDLPFIVHWEGYHYVVVYGLSKEYVWVADPAVGFKKMTVEDFERGWSGTCLLFTGGPHLLQMSAARSPWIRFVGYLKPYKKILGHLFLATFVIQVLGVIPPLIIQNILDGVIVHQNVSLLHLLIGGLIISNVFSQLMSSIRAYLANFMVRNMDFAMMSQFFKHTMSLPFSFFAKRKTGDIFARFQENQTIRAFLTESTVTTALNLLMVFIYFTIMFVYNVKMTLVLIAFVIPIMALTAIATPKIKGYAREVFTASTESKSFLMEALAGVETIKGMGIERPVRLRWEKKYAKALEVQYRAHAFNILVGLGSQLLNSATTIAILWVGANLVLAREMTIGQLIAFNAFMGSVLGPLMGLVGLWSMLNDAGVAMERLGDVLDIEPEQKPQDLPSRVMLPELQGEISLSGVYFRYGENDSAYVLENISFDIKPGELVAIVGRSGSGKTTLAKLLVGFYTPTEGKMTIDGYDLGVVDKAYYRAQIGYVMQSNLLFSGTISENIASGDDAPDRRRIEEVAKMADAHGFISKMPLGYEQIVGERGIGLSGGQIQRLCIARALYHDPRLLVFDEATSALDSQSESNILGNMHDILKGRTAVIIAHRLSTIMRADKILVLYEGAIVEQGRHDELIQRGGMYYQLVQKQLSA
- a CDS encoding lecithin retinol acyltransferase family protein; the encoded protein is MNTNQTSSEHSADRCDAASTIDLPIGAHLVTQRRGYEHHGIYVGNGRVVHYSGFAGSTHRGPVEEVELERFAAGHPLSIRPTPAARYVGDEAVRRARSRLGENHYRLLTNNCEHFCAWCLLGESRSEQVHCCLRHPRTGMHALVCLVKAFVESSAKGAHGSAQFA
- a CDS encoding PP2C family protein-serine/threonine phosphatase: MTCASQFRWTSSARSDAGRVREINEDSCLDQSALGRWAVADGMGGHAVGDLASRLVIDALSRLTPPVSMKSFVADARARLQTANRQLREEAARRQVQRIGSTVVALLACDRFCGYIWAGDSRLYLLREGSLRQLTRDHSQVEALKSLGVLTEEEARHHPAQHMITRAVGATDLLELDDDVIEVADGDVFLLCSDGLSNEVSEDDMLAVMSNAACANACEELVDMALARGGRDNITAVVVRAEDPNAADKTLLNPSP
- a CDS encoding sigma-54 interaction domain-containing protein, coding for MMKILDQIEEASPAISYAGLIERIEILRSTLRWSSRLERADIDKLLRQATSLRDEVMQLSHKERFVQAAVAAEPQERADLSRGARRKALLERSFIFEGTFGDNPRLLESLEIAEKAAPTDLPVLIDGESGTGKELMAKVIHANGSRADKPFISVNCGAIPDNLLESELFGHRKGAFTGASNDRKGKFESAHTGTIFLDEIGELPLAGQVKLLRVLEAHEIQRVGSDETIAVDTRIVAATNRNLRRLSEEGKFREDLFYRLSVIHVTLPPLRERRDEIPLLISWFGDEAAGTLKRRPVRLTPRLRDFLLNYAYPGNIRELRNVMYRVSCLAGDMADVDHLPVDMRPAAPGTAAASNAATATGQEPISVANLMSLSDAKRAASDDAEKAFLERGLREVSGTVAELARRIDMNRSHLQMLLKKHGLHSKDFRNRNQPAANKNGAEDRDDEDNDT
- a CDS encoding LysR substrate-binding domain-containing protein, with product MRPYLPLNALRAFESSARHLSFTRAAFELNVTQAAVSQQVRTLEERLGTALFKRLPRGLAMTDEGLALRPVLTDAFDRIEAVLKQFEGGHFHEVLTVGVVGTFAVGWLMPRLKSFRDAHPFVELRLLTNNNLVDLATEGLDFAIRFGDGTWPGSLATRLLDAPLALLCTPEIAERLTKPEDLAGETLLRSYRTDDWMSWFSAAGIPPRPIRGPVFDSSRLMVEAAMQGAGIALAPALMFDHEINTGRLVRPFDVEVHAGSYWLTWLKGKPMTPAMLLFNQWIIKEASAQTQN